One window from the genome of Candidatus Methylacidiphilales bacterium encodes:
- a CDS encoding adenine phosphoribosyltransferase, producing the protein MYPYRSSLDRLKKEIRDVPDFPKPGVLFKDITPILVDAQLFRLAVTVFVERYQRKTIDKIAAIDARGFVFAGAVAHVLGVGLILIRKKGKLPYKTISVDYDLEYGHNTLEMHVDSVKKDEKVIIIDDVLATGGTAGAAANLVEKAGGKVVELAFLLELTFLNGRERLGDRPIYAAIEYP; encoded by the coding sequence ATGTATCCATACCGAAGCTCCCTGGACCGCCTCAAGAAAGAGATTCGAGACGTGCCCGATTTCCCAAAACCGGGTGTGTTGTTCAAAGACATCACTCCGATCCTCGTCGATGCGCAACTTTTTCGTTTAGCAGTCACAGTTTTTGTCGAGCGCTATCAACGCAAAACGATAGATAAAATTGCTGCCATCGATGCGCGCGGATTTGTCTTTGCAGGGGCTGTAGCTCATGTCTTAGGTGTCGGATTAATCCTCATTCGAAAAAAGGGAAAATTGCCATACAAGACGATTTCAGTCGATTACGACTTAGAGTATGGACACAACACCCTGGAAATGCATGTCGACTCGGTAAAAAAGGATGAAAAAGTCATCATCATCGACGATGTCTTAGCCACGGGAGGCACTGCCGGCGCCGCTGCCAATCTCGTCGAAAAAGCCGGCGGTAAAGTCGTCGAGTTGGCGTTCTTACTTGAGTTGACTTTTCTGAATGGCCGTGAGCGCCTAGGGGATCGACCTATCTACGCAGCAATAGAGTATCCCTAA
- a CDS encoding phytoene desaturase, translating into MLYRPNITQAKALVIGSGFGGLAAAIRLQAKGYDTTILEMRDQPGGRAYVYRQDGFTFDAGPTIITAPFLIDELFALAGKKTEDYVRIVPNHPFYRIIFADGRHFDYTGDEIKMIEEVKKFSPTDVEGYKQFVEETERIFRRAFIDLADKPFSHLTDMIRVAPDLIRLRSFESVYKLTSRYIRDPQLRIVFSFHPLLVGGNPFQSSSIYSMIHYLERKWGVHFAIGGTGALVQALVRLFKEMGGKIELNTKVKKVILSGRRAQGVQSEDGREWRAEIIVSNADVANTYRKMIPAEARKKWTDRRLENMRYSMGLFLIYFGTRCTYPYLAHHTIILSERYKGLLDDIFHHKILAKDFSLYLHAPTRTDPSLAPEGCECFYVLSPVPHLGGKINWEREKDRYAESILKTIEERVCPRLRENIITQRIFTPADFETELDAYLGSAFQFEPILTQSAWFRPHNESEDIKGLYFVGAGTHPGAGLPGVLSSAKVLDRLIPMPKATPN; encoded by the coding sequence ATGCTCTACCGTCCGAATATTACTCAAGCTAAAGCCCTTGTAATCGGATCAGGCTTTGGAGGACTAGCCGCCGCCATACGCCTACAAGCCAAAGGTTACGACACGACGATACTAGAAATGCGAGATCAGCCAGGAGGACGCGCCTACGTCTACCGCCAGGACGGTTTCACATTCGATGCAGGGCCGACGATTATCACCGCCCCATTTTTAATCGATGAACTGTTTGCGCTCGCAGGTAAAAAAACCGAAGACTATGTGCGTATTGTGCCCAACCACCCATTTTATCGCATTATTTTTGCTGATGGACGGCATTTCGATTACACAGGCGATGAGATCAAAATGATCGAAGAAGTAAAAAAATTTTCACCGACTGACGTCGAGGGTTACAAGCAATTTGTGGAAGAAACAGAGAGAATTTTTCGTCGAGCTTTTATCGATCTCGCCGATAAGCCCTTTTCACATCTCACAGATATGATCCGCGTCGCTCCAGATTTAATCAGGCTCCGTAGCTTTGAATCCGTCTACAAGCTCACCTCCCGCTACATTCGAGATCCACAGCTCCGCATAGTGTTCAGTTTTCATCCGTTGCTTGTTGGAGGCAACCCCTTCCAATCCTCTTCAATCTACTCGATGATCCATTATCTCGAAAGAAAGTGGGGCGTCCATTTCGCAATAGGAGGGACAGGTGCCCTCGTGCAGGCTCTTGTAAGGCTATTTAAGGAAATGGGCGGCAAAATCGAACTCAATACAAAGGTAAAAAAGGTTATACTTTCAGGTCGACGCGCCCAAGGAGTGCAGTCTGAAGACGGTCGCGAATGGAGAGCAGAGATCATCGTTTCGAATGCTGACGTCGCTAATACCTACCGCAAAATGATTCCCGCAGAAGCTCGAAAAAAGTGGACTGATCGACGCCTAGAAAACATGCGGTATTCGATGGGGCTTTTTTTAATCTATTTCGGAACACGGTGCACCTATCCTTATCTGGCTCATCATACCATCATCTTGTCTGAACGCTACAAAGGCCTCTTGGATGATATTTTTCATCACAAAATTCTTGCTAAAGACTTCTCACTTTATCTTCACGCGCCAACTCGCACAGATCCATCGCTCGCACCTGAAGGATGTGAATGTTTCTACGTGCTCTCCCCCGTGCCACATTTAGGAGGAAAGATTAATTGGGAGAGAGAGAAAGACCGTTACGCGGAATCTATATTAAAAACCATCGAAGAACGGGTGTGCCCTAGACTCCGAGAAAATATTATAACGCAGCGCATCTTCACCCCCGCCGATTTTGAGACCGAGCTCGATGCTTATCTTGGCTCTGCATTTCAGTTTGAGCCAATCTTAACCCAAAGTGCATGGTTTCGCCCCCACAATGAATCCGAGGATATCAAAGGCCTCTATTTTGTAGGGGCAGGCACACATCCAGGCGCCGGCTTGCCGGGAGTCTTGTCGAGCGCGAAAGTGCTTGATCGGTTAATTCCAATGCCTAAGGCTACCCCAAATTGA
- a CDS encoding autotransporter-associated beta strand repeat-containing protein, which produces MTGMDSATSTPDEKSLVSCISLSISHPFHPSLPSFSQSPNMDRRWRKWQLGVPSNWSTNTVPSPGANVTFSGTIQTTVDLQVNRIVGTLTFDSSADAFTLNSYTLIPSAINNNSSQPQTINSTIELTGNRTFTAASAPLIYNTIHLSDSAVNRTLTMAGASNHLVTGSITNGLSTASNLTKTGSGTLTLSGNSPNTYTGLTTVASGTLELNKTPGVNAINGNLLVQSSGTLLLSQSDQINNTSNLTLAGGTFSTQGFSETLGVLTLSASSTLDLGSGNSILQFANSSSAFWNSSAQLQILNWSGSTNGGGTDQIYFGTNSSGLTPTKLAQIVFVNPQGLAPGI; this is translated from the coding sequence ATGACTGGCATGGATTCTGCTACATCAACACCTGATGAAAAGTCGTTGGTGTCATGCATATCATTATCTATCTCACATCCTTTTCATCCTAGCCTTCCCAGCTTTTCTCAAAGCCCAAATATGGACAGGCGCTGGAGGAAATGGCAACTGGGGGTCCCTAGCAACTGGAGCACCAACACCGTGCCTTCCCCTGGAGCCAATGTAACTTTCTCCGGCACAATCCAAACCACAGTCGACCTTCAAGTCAACCGCATCGTCGGCACCCTCACTTTTGATTCCAGCGCTGATGCATTCACTCTCAATTCATACACCCTTATCCCCAGTGCCATCAACAACAACTCCTCTCAACCCCAGACTATAAACTCCACCATCGAGCTAACAGGCAACCGAACCTTCACAGCAGCCAGTGCCCCATTAATCTACAACACAATCCATCTCTCCGACTCCGCTGTCAATCGCACCCTCACAATGGCTGGAGCCTCCAATCATCTTGTTACCGGCTCGATCACAAATGGCCTCTCCACCGCTTCCAATCTCACCAAAACAGGCTCTGGCACCCTCACGCTTTCTGGAAATTCTCCCAACACTTACACTGGCTTGACGACTGTGGCCAGCGGCACATTGGAACTCAACAAAACTCCAGGCGTCAATGCCATCAACGGCAACCTTCTCGTCCAATCTTCAGGCACCTTATTGCTTAGCCAATCTGACCAAATCAACAACACCAGCAACCTCACGCTCGCCGGCGGCACATTCTCTACACAAGGTTTTTCCGAGACGCTAGGCGTTTTAACCCTCTCCGCTTCCTCCACCCTAGACTTAGGCTCAGGCAACAGCATCCTCCAATTTGCCAACAGCAGCTCTGCCTTTTGGAATAGCAGTGCACAACTCCAAATTCTAAATTGGAGCGGCTCAACCAACGGAGGAGGCACAGACCAAATTTACTTCGGCACCAACAGCTCAGGCCTCACTCCCACTAAGTTGGCTCAAATTGTTTTCGTCAATCCTCAAGGTCTCGCACCGGGGATCTAA
- a CDS encoding SDR family oxidoreductase has protein sequence MSRVALINGGKGDLAQAIAHVLKEKGWGVIHTPGKDELDVRDEDGVRKYFGRIERLDLFIHNAGFIRDHAFLNLNCEDWDAVMAVHLRGGFLCVREALKIMMRQEEGGHVLLIGSNSARSGSFGQSNYAAAKAGLIGLGQAIAREYGQRNVRCNVVLPGYLETKMNRHLRAEIVEAIRRQHVLGRFTTIEESARMIAALAESQHISGQIFQLDSRINPWT, from the coding sequence ATGAGTCGTGTGGCTTTAATTAACGGTGGAAAAGGAGATTTAGCACAGGCCATCGCACATGTGTTGAAGGAAAAGGGCTGGGGGGTGATTCATACGCCGGGCAAAGATGAGCTCGACGTAAGGGATGAAGATGGGGTGAGGAAGTATTTTGGGAGAATCGAGCGGCTGGATTTATTTATTCACAATGCAGGTTTCATCCGTGACCATGCGTTTTTGAATCTGAATTGTGAAGACTGGGATGCCGTGATGGCCGTTCATTTGAGGGGAGGTTTCTTATGTGTGCGGGAGGCGTTGAAGATAATGATGCGGCAGGAGGAAGGCGGTCATGTGTTACTTATTGGTTCTAATAGCGCGCGTAGCGGTAGCTTTGGACAAAGCAACTACGCAGCTGCAAAAGCTGGATTAATAGGGCTTGGGCAGGCGATTGCACGTGAATATGGTCAGCGGAATGTGCGTTGTAATGTGGTCTTGCCGGGTTATCTTGAAACGAAAATGAATCGGCATCTGCGAGCTGAAATTGTGGAAGCAATCAGACGACAGCATGTGCTGGGGCGATTTACAACGATAGAGGAATCGGCTCGGATGATTGCGGCGTTAGCAGAGAGCCAGCATATATCGGGACAGATTTTTCAACTCGACTCGAGGATTAATCCATGGACTTGA
- a CDS encoding glycosyltransferase family 2 protein: protein MESTTEAYFSNATFSIVVPFYNESENLPRLIQEIDDVLLSMKAPAEIILVDDASTDEPEKPSASPHFSIRWLRLTERSGQSAAIYYGIQEASGKYVILMDADLQNDPADIPRLFEKIETDKLDLVTGIRVRREDNAVRRYSSIIANAVRSTLLRDRTTDTGCSLKIMRRELARRLPGWNGMHRFIPSFAVAMGYTVGEIEVNHRPRVAGVSKVIGWQRAIRATVDLIGMLWLTRRQFKGVPESDELPRVAPKVDDPRAS from the coding sequence ATGGAATCTACGACAGAGGCTTACTTTTCCAATGCCACATTTTCAATTGTGGTGCCGTTTTACAACGAGTCAGAAAATCTGCCGCGACTGATTCAAGAGATCGACGACGTGCTGCTCTCGATGAAAGCTCCTGCTGAGATCATTCTTGTGGATGACGCTAGCACGGACGAGCCAGAAAAGCCTAGTGCGAGTCCGCATTTTTCCATTCGTTGGCTTCGTCTTACTGAGCGATCCGGGCAAAGCGCAGCAATCTACTATGGCATCCAAGAAGCTTCCGGCAAATATGTTATTTTGATGGATGCAGACTTGCAGAACGATCCTGCGGATATCCCCCGCCTCTTCGAAAAAATTGAAACTGATAAGCTCGATCTTGTGACGGGAATCCGCGTGCGGCGCGAAGACAACGCGGTGAGGCGCTACTCCTCAATCATCGCGAATGCGGTGCGCTCGACTCTTCTCCGCGATCGCACTACCGACACGGGATGCTCGCTAAAAATCATGCGCCGAGAGCTGGCGCGTCGCTTGCCTGGCTGGAATGGCATGCACCGATTTATTCCTTCATTTGCAGTAGCAATGGGCTACACGGTCGGAGAAATTGAGGTGAATCATAGGCCACGTGTTGCAGGAGTGAGCAAAGTGATCGGTTGGCAACGTGCGATTCGCGCGACGGTGGATTTGATAGGGATGTTGTGGTTGACGCGCCGTCAATTCAAAGGTGTGCCGGAATCGGATGAATTGCCAAGAGTAGCTCCGAAGGTCGATGATCCAAGAGCGAGCTAA
- a CDS encoding amidohydrolase family protein, protein MKTLILAPWAVVEDGVIVEAAAVWVEGDKIGGWARADGVDRKDYDQVVELDHCVLSPGWLNAHTHWDYGFLRGNWPRGGSFIEWLQQMVEVKRRADRAAVSEAMVNSAEESLRSGCTTVLTICSFPEWIPDAFQAAPRTIWAIEWIDFLQPIAADFLEERMSEYMRRVVNFHHSIAISPHAPYTASPDLYRMALDWASRYNVICTTHLAESEAEWKMWTEGDGEMSEWLSGRFWWQWTVGQTPVSSLVQSGGMTGGMLIAHGNYLCCEDYAWLKRYDATVVHCPRCHGFFGHQDFDWESYRRSEINVCVATDSLASTSSLDLRGELFYLKQQNPEWSERELWRSVTLYPARGLRLADCCGRISAGLNADLVAFPLRKELEPWSFIYEENETVSWVMMGGKISVI, encoded by the coding sequence GTGAAGACGCTGATTCTGGCACCGTGGGCTGTTGTCGAAGATGGAGTGATAGTAGAAGCGGCCGCAGTATGGGTGGAGGGGGATAAAATTGGCGGCTGGGCACGTGCGGATGGAGTGGATCGAAAGGATTATGATCAGGTCGTGGAGTTGGATCACTGTGTGTTATCGCCGGGCTGGTTGAATGCCCACACGCATTGGGATTATGGGTTTTTAAGAGGAAATTGGCCGAGAGGAGGAAGTTTTATCGAATGGCTGCAGCAGATGGTCGAGGTGAAGCGAAGGGCCGATAGGGCTGCGGTATCGGAGGCGATGGTTAATAGCGCAGAAGAAAGTTTGCGGAGCGGTTGCACGACGGTGTTGACGATTTGTAGTTTCCCCGAATGGATTCCTGATGCATTTCAGGCTGCGCCTCGGACCATTTGGGCGATAGAATGGATCGATTTTTTGCAACCGATAGCGGCTGACTTTTTGGAAGAAAGGATGAGTGAGTATATGAGGAGAGTGGTTAACTTTCATCACTCAATCGCTATTTCGCCCCACGCACCTTATACGGCATCTCCAGACCTTTATCGTATGGCTCTTGATTGGGCTTCGCGCTATAACGTTATCTGCACTACGCACCTCGCAGAGTCTGAAGCGGAGTGGAAGATGTGGACTGAGGGTGACGGGGAAATGTCGGAGTGGCTCAGCGGACGTTTTTGGTGGCAGTGGACAGTGGGGCAAACGCCTGTAAGTTCGCTTGTTCAATCAGGAGGGATGACGGGAGGAATGTTGATTGCGCATGGGAACTATTTGTGTTGTGAGGATTATGCGTGGTTAAAAAGATATGACGCCACGGTGGTGCACTGTCCGCGTTGTCATGGTTTTTTCGGGCATCAAGATTTTGATTGGGAAAGCTATCGGCGATCGGAGATAAACGTCTGCGTGGCAACGGACAGTCTTGCCAGCACGTCCTCTCTTGATTTGCGAGGTGAACTGTTTTACTTGAAACAGCAAAATCCTGAATGGAGCGAGCGAGAGTTGTGGAGGAGCGTTACGTTATATCCTGCTAGGGGATTGCGACTCGCGGATTGCTGTGGACGTATAAGTGCAGGATTGAATGCGGATCTTGTTGCGTTTCCACTGCGCAAAGAGCTAGAGCCTTGGAGTTTTATTTATGAGGAAAATGAGACAGTATCGTGGGTGATGATGGGTGGGAAGATAAGCGTGATATGA
- a CDS encoding tyrosine recombinase XerC, which translates to MNSHEAFFAHLQTSGYSDKTIRNYKQAISDFLRYRQCGEWGKFTERDFRDYLHQLTIKHRLNASTLRLRFAAIRSFYRWAVQRGSLKHNPALKVTLPKLPRRLPRFISQTQIDALLDAPFKRLKEEQDRLSQDGGKRRGRIWREWQAWRDHAILEVLYGSGMRISELLNMRWAEVDFVQGVVRVTGKGNKERICILTKPALHALKRYRELSPYGDSQHIWLSDLGERLTARAIQLSLKKYLTIAGLDPRLTPHKLRHSFATHLLERGADLRSVQALLGHAQLSTTQIYTRVSPAHLKSVYQSTHPRA; encoded by the coding sequence ATGAATAGTCACGAAGCTTTTTTCGCACATTTGCAGACGAGCGGCTATTCAGACAAGACGATTCGTAATTACAAACAGGCGATTAGCGATTTTCTCAGGTATAGGCAATGTGGAGAATGGGGAAAATTTACCGAGCGCGATTTTCGCGATTATCTCCATCAACTAACAATTAAGCATCGTCTGAATGCGAGCACTTTGCGCTTACGTTTTGCGGCTATTAGAAGTTTTTATCGTTGGGCTGTGCAGCGCGGATCCTTAAAACATAATCCAGCGCTTAAAGTTACACTGCCTAAACTTCCACGCCGATTGCCTCGTTTTATTTCCCAAACACAGATTGATGCGCTGCTTGATGCGCCATTTAAGCGACTAAAGGAGGAACAAGACCGCTTGTCTCAGGATGGGGGCAAGCGTCGCGGTCGGATATGGCGAGAATGGCAAGCGTGGAGAGATCACGCGATCCTTGAAGTCTTGTATGGCTCAGGAATGCGAATTTCTGAGCTACTTAACATGAGGTGGGCAGAGGTAGACTTCGTTCAAGGCGTCGTGCGAGTCACGGGAAAAGGAAATAAAGAACGAATTTGCATTTTAACGAAGCCAGCTTTACATGCGCTGAAGAGATACAGGGAGCTGTCTCCATATGGCGATTCCCAACATATTTGGCTTTCTGACCTTGGGGAGCGGTTAACAGCTCGAGCTATACAGTTGTCTTTAAAAAAGTATCTTACAATTGCTGGTCTCGACCCTCGACTTACCCCGCATAAACTGAGGCATTCATTTGCTACCCATTTACTCGAACGAGGGGCAGATTTAAGAAGCGTCCAAGCGTTGCTGGGGCATGCACAGCTTTCCACGACCCAGATTTACACACGGGTAAGTCCAGCACATCTGAAATCGGTGTATCAAAGCACGCATCCCCGCGCTTAA
- a CDS encoding RNA polymerase sigma factor RpoD/SigA, with protein MVGDAYDDSLEYYFRQINEIPLLTPKEEKQLAKRIKKGDQEARNRMIQANLRLVVKIAHEYSRYGMPLVDLVSEGNLGLMKAVDRFDPDKGGKLSTYAAWWIRQSIKRALANQGKTIRLPVHLVDKIARMRRVAMQLAEELDREPTDEELAEELFTTPQKIAKLRMATMRPSSLDAALTQESDSATLGDILADESVKDPSYDLVMDNLKDRLAEILPKLDPREQKILKLRFGLGTQDGKEMTLEEIGKKFNVTRERIRQLQKIALEKLRKILEEEKTK; from the coding sequence ATGGTGGGCGATGCTTATGACGATTCCTTGGAATACTATTTCCGCCAGATTAATGAAATCCCCTTGCTCACCCCAAAAGAAGAAAAGCAACTCGCTAAGCGAATCAAAAAAGGCGATCAAGAAGCCCGCAACCGTATGATCCAAGCCAATCTACGGCTTGTGGTCAAAATTGCTCACGAATACAGTCGATATGGAATGCCGCTCGTAGATTTAGTCTCTGAAGGCAACCTTGGCCTGATGAAAGCAGTAGACCGGTTTGACCCAGACAAAGGCGGCAAGCTCAGCACTTACGCTGCTTGGTGGATCAGACAATCGATCAAACGCGCACTAGCTAACCAAGGCAAAACGATACGTCTGCCTGTGCATTTGGTTGATAAAATCGCAAGAATGCGTCGCGTAGCCATGCAACTCGCAGAAGAATTAGATCGCGAGCCGACAGATGAAGAGCTGGCGGAAGAGCTATTCACCACTCCCCAAAAGATCGCTAAGCTCCGTATGGCGACGATGCGGCCCTCTTCCCTTGATGCAGCACTAACTCAAGAAAGCGACAGTGCCACGCTAGGCGACATCTTAGCTGATGAATCGGTCAAAGATCCAAGCTACGACCTCGTAATGGATAATCTCAAAGATCGCCTGGCAGAGATCTTGCCGAAACTCGACCCGCGCGAACAAAAGATTCTCAAGCTTCGATTTGGCTTAGGGACCCAAGATGGCAAAGAGATGACGCTTGAGGAAATCGGTAAAAAATTCAACGTCACCCGTGAGCGAATCCGCCAGTTGCAAAAAATCGCGTTGGAAAAACTCAGGAAAATTCTAGAGGAGGAAAAAACAAAATAA
- a CDS encoding 8-amino-7-oxononanoate synthase: protein MDLNFTRYLEEQLEAIEKRNLLRRLNIIETLNGPYLQHESVQYLNFGSNDYLGLAQDTRVKEAVLEYLRDHRRSLGGTSSRLITGHAAVLAEAEKRLAEFKGTEAALIFSSGYAMALGVIPALVERGDFILLDRKAHACLIDGARLSEASVRTFPHNDMEMLQSLLSRIRERHPKVKIWIITESLFSMDGDWARLKEIVELKKQWGAWLLVDEAHATGIYGARHRGLLELHKIESEVEVQMGTLGKALGLMGGYIAGSSNLVNYLINRARSFIFSTAPWPALGVAVNKVLEIIQDDKECLSLLSRLWKNAHDFKKNIFGENVMPPISPVFPLILGEEQKVLEAMESLKNQKIWVPAIRYPTVPKGKARLRVSITALHDEGSINRLASALKVAGLNFENE, encoded by the coding sequence ATGGACTTGAATTTTACTCGCTACCTCGAAGAACAGCTTGAGGCGATAGAGAAACGTAATCTTCTGAGGCGCCTTAACATTATAGAGACATTGAATGGGCCTTATTTGCAACACGAGAGTGTGCAGTATCTGAATTTTGGGTCGAACGATTACCTTGGTTTAGCCCAAGATACGAGGGTGAAAGAGGCCGTGCTGGAATATTTGCGCGACCACAGGCGTAGCTTGGGTGGAACTTCGTCGCGACTTATTACAGGTCATGCTGCTGTGCTGGCTGAGGCCGAGAAACGGTTAGCAGAATTTAAGGGGACGGAGGCTGCGTTAATTTTTTCGTCAGGTTATGCAATGGCGTTGGGTGTAATTCCGGCTTTAGTGGAGAGAGGAGATTTCATTCTACTGGATCGAAAAGCACATGCGTGTCTAATTGACGGTGCGCGTCTGAGCGAAGCTTCTGTGCGAACGTTTCCTCACAATGATATGGAAATGCTACAGAGCTTGCTGTCAAGAATACGGGAGCGCCATCCGAAGGTTAAAATCTGGATCATCACTGAGTCGTTATTTTCAATGGATGGCGACTGGGCGCGCTTAAAAGAGATTGTCGAACTTAAAAAGCAGTGGGGGGCATGGCTGCTCGTGGATGAAGCTCATGCTACAGGGATTTATGGAGCACGGCATCGCGGGCTACTTGAGCTACACAAAATTGAGTCAGAGGTAGAGGTTCAAATGGGAACACTGGGAAAAGCTCTAGGACTAATGGGTGGCTATATCGCAGGTTCATCAAATTTGGTTAATTACCTCATCAATCGAGCAAGAAGCTTTATTTTTTCGACCGCTCCATGGCCTGCTTTAGGAGTGGCTGTGAATAAGGTTCTTGAAATAATCCAGGACGACAAAGAGTGCCTGAGTTTGCTGTCGCGGCTCTGGAAAAATGCTCACGATTTTAAAAAAAATATTTTCGGGGAAAACGTAATGCCACCGATTTCACCTGTTTTTCCGTTGATTCTTGGAGAGGAACAGAAAGTGCTGGAAGCAATGGAATCGCTGAAAAACCAGAAAATATGGGTTCCTGCGATTCGTTATCCTACAGTGCCTAAAGGAAAAGCGCGCTTGCGTGTATCCATTACAGCGCTTCACGATGAAGGATCTATCAATAGACTTGCTTCAGCACTTAAAGTTGCTGGATTGAATTTTGAGAATGAATAG
- the bioB gene encoding biotin synthase BioB has translation MTTLAELQSLYELPFFELVTRSRQVFLEHWKQDAVQLCSLLSIKTGGCSEDCAYCSQSAHYQTGITREELMNPQDVIERAKAAKAAGATRFCMGAAWRGVSENDSKLQPVLEMVRGVAALGMEVCVTLGNLTPRSAQMLKEAGVTAYNHNLDTSPDFYPKIVTTHTYQDRLNTIRHASAAGMAICSGGIIGMGETIIDRLKMLEVLASFDPPPESLPINCLQPIPGTPLADQPPVDPFELIRLIAVARITFPRTRIRLSAGRTNLSRETQAWCFFAGANSIFFGGKLLTAKNPSVESDYALFETLGIKTCDSNMSSPASEACATSCNLSA, from the coding sequence ATGACTACCCTCGCCGAGTTGCAATCGCTCTACGAATTACCGTTCTTCGAATTGGTCACCCGCTCACGTCAAGTCTTTCTTGAGCATTGGAAACAAGATGCCGTGCAACTCTGCTCCCTCCTAAGCATAAAGACCGGCGGATGCTCAGAAGACTGCGCCTACTGCTCCCAAAGTGCTCACTATCAGACTGGCATCACGCGTGAGGAGTTGATGAATCCTCAGGATGTCATCGAGCGAGCTAAAGCCGCAAAAGCAGCGGGAGCTACCCGCTTCTGCATGGGTGCTGCTTGGCGTGGCGTCTCAGAAAACGATAGCAAACTCCAACCGGTCCTTGAAATGGTCCGTGGCGTCGCTGCGCTTGGCATGGAAGTCTGTGTAACGCTCGGAAATCTCACCCCTCGATCCGCTCAGATGCTCAAAGAAGCAGGTGTTACCGCTTACAATCATAACCTCGACACCAGCCCCGACTTCTATCCGAAAATCGTCACCACACACACCTACCAAGATCGGCTCAATACGATACGTCACGCCTCAGCAGCAGGAATGGCCATTTGCTCAGGAGGCATCATCGGCATGGGAGAGACCATCATCGATCGTTTGAAAATGCTCGAAGTGCTCGCCAGCTTCGATCCCCCGCCAGAGAGCCTGCCGATAAATTGCCTGCAACCCATACCCGGCACCCCTCTGGCAGACCAGCCACCCGTAGACCCCTTTGAATTGATTCGCCTGATTGCCGTCGCACGGATCACTTTTCCTCGCACTCGCATCCGTCTCTCAGCCGGACGCACAAACCTCAGCCGCGAGACCCAAGCCTGGTGCTTCTTCGCAGGGGCCAACTCCATATTTTTCGGAGGTAAACTTTTGACCGCTAAAAACCCATCGGTCGAAAGTGATTACGCACTTTTCGAAACACTGGGCATTAAAACCTGCGACTCCAACATGTCTTCTCCAGCATCCGAGGCCTGTGCTACAAGCTGCAATCTCTCAGCTTAG
- a CDS encoding dUTPase, whose translation MPQDKLHEIFRLQEELNARIGVKLTGLSEEEKIRWILNYSRAMTQELAELVDSVPWKWWAKYQKFDEQNARVEVIDLFHFLISLAQVLGMTAEDVFQAYVKKNQINHQRQESGYTAKDPSDSRHI comes from the coding sequence ATGCCGCAAGATAAGCTCCACGAAATTTTTCGACTTCAAGAGGAGTTGAATGCGCGGATCGGCGTAAAACTCACTGGATTAAGTGAAGAGGAAAAGATTCGCTGGATCTTAAACTATTCCCGAGCGATGACACAGGAGCTTGCCGAGCTGGTAGATAGCGTGCCGTGGAAGTGGTGGGCAAAGTATCAAAAGTTCGATGAACAAAATGCTCGCGTTGAAGTTATCGATCTCTTTCATTTTTTGATTTCGTTAGCTCAAGTGCTGGGGATGACGGCAGAGGATGTATTTCAAGCTTACGTTAAGAAAAATCAAATTAACCATCAACGCCAGGAAAGTGGCTATACGGCTAAGGACCCTTCAGACTCCCGACATATTTGA